The following is a genomic window from Nitrospira sp..
GTCGAGATTACCGAGGGGCAGGCGGTCTTTCGTGTGGATATGGAGTTCGGGCAAAAGACTGGGTGGTTTTGCGATCAACGGGAAAATCGGCTGGCGGCGGCGCGATATGCGAACGGCGCCGAGGTACTGGAGGCGTTTTGCCATACGGGCGCGTTTGGGATTCACGCGGCGCTAGCCGGTGCCACATCGGTCGAGGGGCTGGATGTCAGCGAAGATTCTCTGGCGATTGCACAGGAGCATGCGCGCCGGAATCGCGTCGAGTCGCGCTGCCGGTATCGCGCGGGAGATGCGTTCGACGAACTTCGAGCGCTGGCCAAGAGCGGGAAGCGCTACGATATGGTGATGCTCGATCCTCCGGCATTTGCCAGAAGCCAACAGGCTGTGCCGAAGGCCCTCACTGGGTATAAGGATATCAATCTGCTGGGGATCAAACTCACGAAACCGGAAGGGTTTGTGGTGACGAGCTCCTGCTCGCATCATATCTCTGACGCACAATTTTGGGATGCCATACGGCTGGCCGCGCGGGATGCTAAGCGTGAAGTCCGATTGATCGAGCAACGTGGCCAGAGCGGCGACCATCCAATCCTGGCGAGTATGCCGGAGACGCGCTATCTGAAATGTCTCATCCTGCAAATCTTTTAGCCGGGCGGTTGAGAACGTCCGTCTGCGGGGGCCTATTGCGCGGCGGCTTCGGTATCGATGCCGCTATTAGTCGCTGGGCGGCTCGAAATGTCCGGGGGATCGGTCTTGCCAGGGGACAGAGGCATGGCGTGATTGCTTGACAAGGCTGCGAAGGCTCATTTCCGCCGCGCGGAGGAGCTTCGGATCTCCCGCCTGCATTAGCGCGGTCAGCATGACATAAAGCGACCGGTCCATGCGGGAGCCGGTCAGAATGCGTTGGGTAACCGGGTCGGCTTGTTCGGCGGGAGGCGGTTCGTCATCGCCCGATTCATTGAAGAGGCAATCGAACGCCGTCGGTGTATCGAACAACCATGAGGGTGGAATACGAAGCGCTGTTGCCAGGGCTTCAATGGTCGCGGCAGAAGGGTCTGTATGATCGGTCTCAATTTCCTCTAAAAGGGAGGTTGAGATGCCGGCCGTTTTTGACAGCGCTTCGAGGGATTGCTTCCGGGAGAGCCGCCAGGCTTGTATGAGGACACCGATAGGCATCTGCCGATGATATAGAAGTCCAGATTCTGCCGCAAGCGACCTTCTCTGGCATGTATTTTTGAAAGTATAGGCACATCAACGACTTATGTCTGCTTTTGTCGGGTGGAAGGTAAGGGGTGAATTCAGGTACAATATGCCCGTCCGAACGTAGGTCTTTGTTTGCAAGGAGGGCGGAAACATGTTGGGAACGGATATTCGCGGCATTATGGCAGAAGAAGAAGAAGTGCAGCGTCGTCAACAGGCGCTCAAGTCGCTGATGACCATGCGGGCGCGCCAGCTTCGCGAATCGCTGGACGCTCGGATTAAACGGGCAGGCAATACTGGCGATTGGAAGCTTCTGTCGAAAGCCGAATGCGCGGATTTGCATAAACAAGAGAAGGCCCACCTTAAATCGCAACTTGAACAATTGCAGACCGAGCAAGACCGGACGCGCGGAAAACTCACCTTACTCAAGCGGGCTAAGGCGAGAGCGCAGCGCATTCGTGCCGCGGAAGCGGCGTCCGAGCGGAAGCGGCGGTAATTTTCTGTCTAGTTTCTTCCACGAGCCTGACCGCGCACGGTAAGAGGGGAGAACGTGCCTGCTCTTCTTCACCCTCTCACCCGTGCCCAGGGGGCGCTGGTTCGGCATCTCCTCCAGGATAAGAAGTTCCGTTTCAGTGAAAACGCCTTCGTGATGGAGGGCACCCATGCCTGTCGCGATCTCATCGACTCTTTTTCACAGCAGATCATCAGCCTGACGGTTTCGACACGATACCTTGAGCTGGAAGACCCGGAGAGCCGCGCCGCCAGGAGTGCCGTGCGGGCTCCGCAATATTCCTGTTCAGATGAGACGTTCGCCAAGCTGTCCGATGTGGATGTGCCGCAGGGCATTCTCGCGGTTGTCCACTTGCCGACATGGAATGAGAGCGGCGTGCTAGACCAGGCGCGAGTGCTGGGTGTGTATGGCGAACGCCTTCAAGACCCAACGAATGTCGGCACGATTATTCGGACGGCTGCGGGACTCGGTCTCTCCGGGGTATGGTTGAGCCCCGATTCGGTCGATTGTTTTCATCCGAAGGTGGTGCGGGGCACAGCGGGCGCGGTCCTCACCCTTCCGGTCTTTCAAGGAACTGAACTGCCTTCTCTGATAGCGGCAGAGTGCGTCCTCTATGCTGCCGTCGTATCTTCGCCTGGGGCCGACGATCTCAAGAGCCTGACCGCGCGTGCGCCTCGATCCATTATTGCCGTAGGGAATGAAAGCAAGGGCTTGCTTCCGGCTTCTGTTGCCGCTGCGTCACGCGCCTATTCAATTCCCCTGGCCAGAGGAATCGACTCTCTCAACGTCGCGGTCACGGCCGCGATCTCGTCGTACTATTTCAGCGGACTTCCCGTCTCGCAATAAGAGCGACCTCGCTAAGGTCGATTCATTCACAATTGCTTGAGGCCCTGCGCCTCCGGTCTTGATTCTTCGTGGCGAATGTTTGAATCTGCGTGGGGTCGCGCGAGCATTCAACTAGCGGCAAATTCTCATGTGACTCGCCTCCAATTCTCACGGGCACATGCTACGGTCATCCCAGATACGGATCGGATCCTGTCCGCAGCCAGCGCCGTGATGAAAGGAGGTTCGTCGGGTAATCCTGCTGTGGAGCGCCGCTTCGGTGCCGCAGTTGGGGAAAGGATATGGCTGATGGCACGGAGATCTCGTGGGGCGACGAGCGATGTTCTCACCGCCAAAGAAGCCGCCAAGTATGTGCGGCTGACGTTGCCGACTTTCTACCGATACATCTGGGAGGGAAAGCTCCAGGCGCCAAAGATCGGGGGCCGGTACCGGTTCAGTAAATCGCTGCTCGATCGCTCGCTCGGGAAGAAAAAGGCCGGCAGCGAAGATGTCAGCGGCCGAAACAAGCTGGTCGGAAAAGTGGCGGCGATCAAACGGGACGCCATTATGGCGCAAGTCGACATCAATGTCGGTTCACACAAAATCACGGCCGTGATCACTCGGGATGCGCTGGATGAGCTGGGGCTGCGTGTCGGGGATACCGTCATTGCCCTGGTGAAAGCCACCGAGGTTATGGTCGTCAAAGACTAAGGAGAATTATTATGAAGCTCAGCGCACGGAATCAATTTCAGGGCACGGTCATCAAGATCACTGAAGGGACCGCGATGGCCGAAGTCACGGTGAAAGTCGGTAGTCTTGAGTTTGTCGCGGCGATCACCGAAGGCTCGGTCAAGGGGATGGGGTTGAAGAACGGGGATACCGTGACGGTGGCCGTGAAGGCGACCGAGGTCATGATCGGGAAGTAAGATCCCGTTCGGGAGCGAACCCACCGCAGCGGGCGCTGTTTATGGCGCGTGCTGCGGTGGGTCCCTTTGTGCCGGTCAAGCGACGCGTTGCCTGCCCTGCGTCCTTCATAGGAGTTCCTTCTCGCTCAGATTATGCCGTAGCGCATGGATGTCGCATCCAGAGTGGGATGGGTGTTGCTCTGTGAGCAATGTCGTCTATTGCCGCCAGATGCCGATGATCTTTGACATTCTTATCCTAGTTCTGTTACCGAACCTGCATTATGAGTGAAAAAGGCAAAGCCGAGCCGGCTAGTAATATCGAAAATCGCCTGAAGGCCCTTCGGACTGCCCATGGATTGTCTCAGAGCGATCTGGCGCAAATGGCGGGGCTGACTCGCCAGGCGGTGTATGCGATTGAAGCCTCGCGCTATCTGCCAACGACCCCGGTGGCGCTTCGGCTGGCCAAGTCGCTGCAGTGCCGGGTCGAAGATCTGTTCTCGCTGATTTCCGATGGGGAAGTGATCGAAGGAGAGTTGATCGGGGCGGCGCCTGTTGCCGATCGGATTCGCGTCAAAGTCGCCAAGGTCGGCGATCGAACGATTGTGCGGCCCGTGTCGGAATTAGGGGATGTCTTGAGCCTGACCGTTCCGGCCGATGGGCTGCTGCTTGGGCCTGCCGCGGCTCCCCGGCGAGGGGCGCGAAAGGTGAAGGTAGAGTTGCTTCGCGATCACCGGTTTGTGGAGGATGAGATCATTGTCGCCGGCTGCGATCCGGCTATTTTTCTTGTCGGTGAGTACGTTCGCCGGCAGAACGAAAAGACTTCCGTCGTGGGATGGACGATGGGGAGCGCGGCGGCGCTTGAAGCGGTCAAGCGCCGCGAGGTGCATGTCGCGGGGCTGCATGTGCAAGATACGCAATCCGGGGAGTGGAACCTGCCGTACCTTCGGAAGCATCTGGAAGCTGGTGAGGTGACCATTGTGACCTTCGCCCAATGGGAGGCCGGGCTCATGGTCGCACGCGGAAATCCTAAACGGATTCGAGACGTGGCCGATCTGGACCGGAAGAATATCGCGATCATGAATCGCGAGCCAGGATCTGGCGCGCGCGAGTTGCTCGACCGTCGATTGCGCGGTGTCGGCCTCACGCCGAATGACATCAAAGGGTACGATCGCCTCGCCACGTCTCACATTGAAATTGCCCGGCATATCGCCGCGGGGCAGGTGGATGTGGGGATCGGTCTGCGATCCGTGGCAAAGCTCTATCACCTTGATTTCATCCCGCTTCAGGATGAGCGCTACGATTTGGTCATTCCGACTCAGTTGCTCGCGCAACATCCCACGCTGTCGATTTTCTTCGATACGATTGTCAGCCGGGTGTTCCGGTCTGAAATCGAAGCGCTCGGTGGCTACGACACGCGAGAGACCGGCACCATTCGGGAAATGAAAAAGCTGCGGGCGCGCAACTAGTCTTCAGGCAATCTTCCTTCCCCAAAGCAGAGTCGAGTCTGTGCGAGATCCGTTATCCGGCGGAATCGTCCAGGCTTTGCCCATGGCAGATTCTAGCGCTCTTGGGGAGGGGTAGGATGGCGGCCTGAGATTGCTCGAGAGCGCTACGGATTCCAGCCTGCGAGGAAGAGCATCGCGAAGAACCCCAGCACATAGGAGACGATCACATGCCAGCCCTCTTTAATCCAGGCGATACCGTTTTTTGCTTGGGGAAAGATGTTGCTGATGGCGACGCCTGCGGAAGAGCCGAACCACACGAGCGAGCCGCCATATCCGACCGTAAAGGCCAAGACTCCCCAATCGTACCCGCCCTGATAGATCGCGAGCGCGGTGAGAGGAATATTATCGAACACGGCGCTTGCGAAGCCGAGTCCCAAGGTCGATTGCCAGCTTGGGATCGGAAGCTCTTTCACGGGGAGAAAGCTGGCGCAGATGACCAACAAGACGAGGAACAAGCTCGCTCTTAACGCATATTGTAATTCGCCCCATGGTGTCGGCCGGATGAGGGCTCCGATCAAGATGCCGGCCCAGAGCCCGAGAGCTGGGAAGTCGAATGCGATATTGGCTCCGATGGTTCCCAGTACGATCAGGCCGACAATGCACAGGCGCGCGATGTCGAGTTGCTCTTTGCCCAGCACCGTTTTGACGACCGGCTGATAGGCATGTTGTGCGCGGGAGGCAATGACACCGGAAAATGCAATGGCGGTGCCGGATGCAATAAACGCTTTCAAAAATGTGGCCGCCGGAATCCCCGCAATCCACATCATGGTCGTTGTGGTGTCTCCGATCACCGAGCCTGCGCCGCCGGCATTCGACGCGGCCACCAGCGCCACGATGAAACTCAGGCAGACGTTCCCTTGGTACATTCGTCTTGCAATCACCCCCCCGATGATGGCGCCGGCGATGTTATCGAGAAAGGTCGAGATCACCGCGACGATCAATAGGAGGAACAGCCCGGCGGTCCAATCTTTGGGGAGATGGCGGAGAAGCCGTTCTGGCGCGTGCGATTCCTCGAAATGCTTTGAGAGCAGGGCGAAGCCAAGGAGGAGGCCGAACAGATTGATGAGAAGCCGCGATTCATGGACGAGGTGGGCGGAAATATCAAACCCGACCCAGAGCTTGAACAGCACGAGGGTCATGGCGCCTATCGCCGCAACTCTGAGCATGCGTTCATGGAAGATCGCGATGCCAAGAAGCATGATTCCAAAAATGATGAACTCGACCGACATGAGACAAAACCTAACGATAGTGGGGTGTGGATGTCATGGGACCGGCGGTTGCCTTCCAGTTAATTCTCAGTTTGCCACCGGCTCCGCGATAGGTTTTGGGACATCGCGGATTTTCCAGAGACGGTTGACGATTAACCTTTCATACGCGAGCGGGCTATGGAAGCGAAGAATGTAAACGGAGGCCGATAGAGGAGCCGGCCGTTTCTCTTGCGTCCTCGTTTTATGTAATCGACTGTCTGGGGAAGGCGCTTTGTGGTGCCGAGGGACAGAATCGAACTGTCGACACCAGCCTTTTCAGGACGTGGCTGTTGGCTCTAACGAACTGAATCTGTTTGTAATTTTCTGTAGTGATGAGCGTGGGCACCTGGATGGACAACTTAATGCGACTAGGAAAAGTCTGCCGCCACATTTGGCAGTGACATCACGGAGGCGAATGCCACTTCCGTATGATGGGATACTTGCATGATGAACTTGCCGGTCATCCATCCGTGGTTCGGTGGCCAAATTCAAGTTTGGCGTGCCCGAACTGACGTCCCGAATTCAGCGAACAGTGTGAATGGAAGGTAACTCGCTCGGTAGGTGGGAATCGGCTATTACCTTGCCGTCGATGACATCAGCGTGCTCTTCGTGGGGTAGACGGCGTTTTTGACCGTCCTGGTGGTGATCTATTCCTGGGACACGATGAGATGTGGCGCGTTCCGCCCTCAGCCAAGCCGACATTATTTCCCTGCGTCGAGCCAGGGGATAAGTATTTAAGAACTGGCGCGAGGGTGATCGTCGATGGCCAGGGTCCGAGTATGGTCTTGCTCGGGTAGGGTCTTGTGGTGCCCTATAATGGTGGGTTCAAGAGTATTGAGTGGTGTCAGGATACCGTGGGCCATTCGCATACCAAACCCCCTGGTGGAGCATCAGTTGCGAGGAATCGATCTCCTACTGTCTCATGCGCCGCATTTCTGTAGTTCCAGAACGTCGGTTAATTAAGCCAGACCTTCCCAAGCGGCGCGACAGGCTCAAACGCCCGGGATGGCACTGTAGGCAGTGTGGGAGAAACTTCACTCGAGATTACTTCGACGACTTCACTCAGTCCGAACAGTTCGGATTGAGATTTTCAGAAAGTGGGCAGCCGCCATCTCTGTGTTAAAAGGATGCAAAATCTTCGCGTCCCCTATACCGCTACATGACATGATCGCGTTTCGATAGTAATGCATTCGAGCTTGAATCACGCTTTTCTGCGTCCCGACTGCGGATAGATGTCCCAAACTACTGTTTTGCCCACTGCACAGCGACCCATAGGTCCCGTAGGGCGTTGTCAGTGAACTCGAACTTGTGCTCGACGAGAGTAGCTGCAGGAAGTTCTTTCTCATCCACCGCCCCCGATACCAGAAGATCAGTGGCACCACCCGTGAGCGGGAACTCCTTGTTCGTTCCCGCTGCTAGACGTGCCTGGAGTGGCGCGCCTGGCGCCCCGTCGCTTCGGCGTGCCCACAGTTGCATGGCCTTCATCGGACCCAAGCGGTCCTTGCTCCAGAGCGGGAAGTGTTCCTTGTGCAGTGACAGACTGAGCGCGAACTTGCCATTGGCCCGGGCGGGGGCCCCGAGAAACTTCGCCCATTCGGCAGGGAATTCTTCGCGCATCGAGAACAATCGCACCGAGCCGAATGCGGAGCCGGCGTCAATACGAGTCTTCAGCGCCTCCATCGCGGCGTCGCGTAATGGCTTGCCGCCTTCACGGGCTGTAAAACGCACATGCAAGACGACGTCGGCAATTGTGGCGTAATCAGAGGACTGGGGATCTTTTTTGCGCGGATCGGCCGGCAACCTCACCTGCCACGTGCTGATGGCCCCGCTGTACTCAAAAGGCAGATAGCGCTCGTCACGAAGGTTGGTCTCGAACAATCCGCTGTCGTTCTGCGCCGAGCTGGTGACGATGGATTGTACGCTACCCAGGTGGTCGCTAAAACGGGGGTCGGTGGTATCGGCTCGCTCATATCCATCGCCCACTAAAGACGATACGCGCGTAGAGCTACGAAGCAACGTCAGTGTGCAAGCGAGGCTGGCGTAGGGCCCACTCACGCAAGGAATGCTCAGCGAAACCGATTTCAGGCGCCGGAAGTAGTGCCCGGGTCCATCCAGATCAAATAGCGATTCAGGCAATTGGATTGTGCATGAGCCCGTGCTGCGCAGCTCGACCAGGGCGCGTGGGTCCAGTTGCAGCAGGCTCACATGCTTGGTCAGTTCGTACTCGCGCTGGTTCTGCTCATGGTAGGCCATCTCCATGCGCTTGATGTCCAGCAGCAGGCGCTCGCCGGCCAGCAGCCCCTCTTTGCCGGCCTGGTAATCGAACTTCAGATAACTCAGGCCGGGTTGGCCGAGTTCATGCTGAAGCGCCCGCTCAGCCTTTCGCGCAACGTCGAAGGCAAACTGGAAAGCACGTGCGTGCAAGCCCTTGAGCTCTCGCTTCATCCAGGCATACAAGGTCTTGTTGGTCTTCTTGCCATCGCTGTTCACCCCCTCGCCATTGAGGAAGCGTTCGATCTCGTCGGCATGCTCCATCTGCTTGCGGTGGTTGCGCAGTTCCATCTCTGCAACGGCCTCGCGGATCTGCGCGGCACGGATCTGCTTAAAGACCTGATTGATCTCGCCGACGGCGAGGTTGCTCTGGAATGCCCAGTCCTGCTCACGGCGGCTATAGCCGCCGATACGGGCAGCCTTTCCAGCCTCATATGAGTTCCGTCCCGCGGAAGATGTCGCTCCATCAGCCGCCATAGACAGTTGGGTCGAAAGAGCACGCCCACCAAACTGAATGGCCGCACCAACACCCATCGGTTGAGCCTGAGCCCCAAGCTCGGGTATCAAGCTCAAGAATTTCGCAATCATGCTGAGCGAAGCGCCCTCTTCCTGTAACGATTGGGCTGTCTTCAGGCGAATCAATTCCTCACTCTCGTAGCTGCTGATGAATCGTCCACCGGCCTCACCAAATTTCTGGACAATGTCTATCTTCAAGTCACGAACAGACAGCAGGGGCTCCTGCGTCACCAGACGGAGCTTCTCCAGGCTCTCTCGATCCAACTCCTCTAGCATCGGCAGCGACTTGGTGAGGTCCTCGGCCTTTGCACCTAGTTGCTGTTCGTAGTAGCTATAGCGCTGCACGGCCAGTGCCAACGACTGCACGAGGCCCTCCTTCGCCTTGACGGCTTCCTGCCACTGGGCGTACCGCACCTGCTCCACCATTTTCATCAGCACCTGCTCGTGCCGCGCACGCAGCAGTGCCAACGCTTCGCCTTCCTCCTTTTCCATTGCTGAGAGCTGCCCATTGCCGATAGCCATGACTTGCTGCGCTAGCTCTGTGGCCTTCTGCAGCAGGACCGCGCATCGCACCAGGGGGAGTGGCTGGTTTACCCCATTGACGATGGCTCCCACGTCCAATCCAGACGCCGCAGCACGAGCCAACAAGGCAGGATCGACTGGAGGCTCGAACAAGGCGAGTTGTCGGAACACCCCCTGCAGATTCAGGCTGTTGCGGATCTTGAACAACCGATCTGCGACCGTGTCCCAATAGGCCAGCAGCTTGTCGTTGCGCGGCACGCAGAAATACAGCGCCTGGCCCATGCTGCGGAGTGAGGCGACGCCCTCACTGCTGTTGGGCCCAAGCGAAGGCATCGTGGGCAGCAGGTCGAATGGCAATTCAGGTTCTAGATCGCGCAAGACCGACCCGAATAGCTTGAGATCGCTGCGCAAACTGTTGTACGTCTGCGGCGTTACCGAGCCCTTGCGCGGCACGGCCTGCGGGCGCGGGCCAAGGATGTTGGCCGCCAGCACGTACAACATCATCGCCTCGTCGATCGCCTCGCCCGTGTCCTGGCGGAACAGCGAGTCACCCCAATCGATCAGGTTGTCCAGGTAGGCCATCACCGTCTTGACCGTGTAGGCCTGCTGGCGCTGCCGCGCCACGGCATGGGGCCGGAACGGCATGTTCATCCAGTCCTCAATACTGCGCCGTGTGGCGTCTGCAATGGTGACATCACCCCTTGCACCCTTCGCGAGGTTGATCAGGAGTTGTTCGACCGAGTGGGTCTCCAGGCTCAGGAACGGCAAAACCTTCCAGAAGCGCTCGGGGGCCGGACCATCGCTGTTATCGGTGGGGTCGAACAGGATATGAAGCCAGCGCTGCGCCTCGACGAAACGCCCGTTCTTACTGAGATGCATGGCCAGGGTCAGCGGCACATGAAAGAACAACTCCCAATTGTAGACTGAATAGGCACCGTGTGGGCTGAAATCCAACTCCTTGACCGGATACGGCGTCTTAACCTTGTCTGTTGGCTGATACGAACTGGCGCTGAAGATCTCCTCGAATAGCGCCGGGCGCGGCACGCCATCGACAAGCGTGGCGTCAGTGTCGACAGTAAGTTTCGTCAGTTGGCCGCTGGCCGCGCGGAGCCGCGTCCCGTTGGGCAAGGTGACGGTGGTATCGGCCGCTGGTGCGGGCTTGACGATCGATCCATCACTTAGCCTCAACAGGTGGCGTCCGGCGAAGCGCAATACGGCACCACTGGACTTTACCGTCAAGGTGTTCTCGGGCAGAAGGAAGGCGAGCTTACCGGCCAATTCCACTCGCACGACGAATTCGGTGTCCAGAGCCTGAAGGCCAGCCGTTCCCTGGCGGAGCAAGCGTTGCATCATAGTCTGTACATAGGGATGCTGGTGCAGAGAAAAGTGGTATGAAAGCTCGCGCTCGCGGCGGAAGTAGCGGCGCGTCTCACGCGTCTCGATGATGCGGGATCTCACATATGCAATTTCTGAATGGGCTTGGCCATGGAACGCGTCGTCCCGAAGAAGGTTTTTAGGGTTCATAGCGGTGATCTCCTTTGATTCAGCGTCTGCCAGGGATGGCAACCGATGGGCCAGACCCGGTTCGCATCGGCTGCCGCGAGAGAGTATCGCGAAGCTGGATATTCAGCCCGCTCTTACCCAGCATCACGACTTGGGTCCTGTCCAGCATCGGCTGTGACTGCGCCAGTTCGGTCTCGCTCACCACAACAAGTTCCACCTGGTTGATACCGGTCTCACTCGCCGGATCAAGTTGGAGCGCACCGCCAAGCCTTGGCCGGTTCGGTCCCGCGCCGCCGCGATCCATTAGTTTCACACCCAGTTGCCCCGTATTGCCCAGCACCGTATTCTGATCGAACGTGAGGAGAACCTTCGGATTCACCAGCCAGTCCAACTCAGGCATCGGGTCGCCCGGTGTCTTGGGCATGGCGAATGGCGCCTCCTCGATCGGCGGTACCGGCAACGGCCATTTTGTTTGGAATTGCGGTACGATCTTTACCTTGCCGTAGGGGTTGAGTTCGCGGATGCCGGTGCCATCGGCCACGGTAGTACGTGTCACCCAGGTCTCCACGTCCTCCAACAGGGTTTCACGAACTTCCGGCTGCACGAAGAAGGTGTGCCTATTGTCCTGGTAGAAAAAGGGCTGGATTAGGCTGGCAAGTTCGATCAAGCCACTATCTAGCGCAGCCTTGGCGGCAACCGGATCCGAAGCGGACTTCACCTCATCCAGTGAAATACCTAGCGCGGCCAAGGCATTATTGCAGGCGAGTACGGTGTTAGCTGGAACCTGTTGCAGGATTGGTTCGGTGGGAACATCCGCTGCCTTCGTGGCGTCCGTGCTCTTCTGTTTCGTGTACTGGACGTTGAGCGCGCCCGCCGCCCCGGTTTGACGGGTAGCTTGCACGGTACTGGCACTGACGATGACGTGCTGCGGTGGGGTGCCGAGGGTGCCTGGCTCCGGCGCCGCGTTGCGTCCGGCCAGGTAGAAAGCGTGGTCGAAGCC
Proteins encoded in this region:
- a CDS encoding Insecticidal toxin protein (MaGe:77310605), producing the protein MNPKNLLRDDAFHGQAHSEIAYVRSRIIETRETRRYFRRERELSYHFSLHQHPYVQTMMQRLLRQGTAGLQALDTEFVVRVELAGKLAFLLPENTLTVKSSGAVLRFAGRHLLRLSDGSIVKPAPAADTTVTLPNGTRLRAASGQLTKLTVDTDATLVDGVPRPALFEEIFSASSYQPTDKVKTPYPVKELDFSPHGAYSVYNWELFFHVPLTLAMHLSKNGRFVEAQRWLHILFDPTDNSDGPAPERFWKVLPFLSLETHSVEQLLINLAKGARGDVTIADATRRSIEDWMNMPFRPHAVARQRQQAYTVKTVMAYLDNLIDWGDSLFRQDTGEAIDEAMMLYVLAANILGPRPQAVPRKGSVTPQTYNSLRSDLKLFGSVLRDLEPELPFDLLPTMPSLGPNSSEGVASLRSMGQALYFCVPRNDKLLAYWDTVADRLFKIRNSLNLQGVFRQLALFEPPVDPALLARAAASGLDVGAIVNGVNQPLPLVRCAVLLQKATELAQQVMAIGNGQLSAMEKEEGEALALLRARHEQVLMKMVEQVRYAQWQEAVKAKEGLVQSLALAVQRYSYYEQQLGAKAEDLTKSLPMLEELDRESLEKLRLVTQEPLLSVRDLKIDIVQKFGEAGGRFISSYESEELIRLKTAQSLQEEGASLSMIAKFLSLIPELGAQAQPMGVGAAIQFGGRALSTQLSMAADGATSSAGRNSYEAGKAARIGGYSRREQDWAFQSNLAVGEINQVFKQIRAAQIREAVAEMELRNHRKQMEHADEIERFLNGEGVNSDGKKTNKTLYAWMKRELKGLHARAFQFAFDVARKAERALQHELGQPGLSYLKFDYQAGKEGLLAGERLLLDIKRMEMAYHEQNQREYELTKHVSLLQLDPRALVELRSTGSCTIQLPESLFDLDGPGHYFRRLKSVSLSIPCVSGPYASLACTLTLLRSSTRVSSLVGDGYERADTTDPRFSDHLGSVQSIVTSSAQNDSGLFETNLRDERYLPFEYSGAISTWQVRLPADPRKKDPQSSDYATIADVVLHVRFTAREGGKPLRDAAMEALKTRIDAGSAFGSVRLFSMREEFPAEWAKFLGAPARANGKFALSLSLHKEHFPLWSKDRLGPMKAMQLWARRSDGAPGAPLQARLAAGTNKEFPLTGGATDLLVSGAVDEKELPAATLVEHKFEFTDNALRDLWVAVQWAKQ